Proteins found in one Nitrospirota bacterium genomic segment:
- a CDS encoding RNA methyltransferase, translating to MPAWKDNVRFVLVEPREPGNIGASARAVKNMGFKNLALVNPAPLTGEEQWFAHNAEEVLQRAPRHTGLADAIKDASLVVAVARRTGRRRGMILPLDEAVQRLYEEAKSHTVALLFGREDRGLYNREVDECGLLLTIPSNKEHPSLNLSHAVAVVAYELSRAEFRTGSAAAGPPGPQAARRYRVKHGELDALYQRIANVLALLDYLPRGDRDIEQHIMQNLKHFIGRAG from the coding sequence ATGCCGGCATGGAAAGACAACGTCCGCTTCGTCCTCGTCGAGCCCCGCGAGCCGGGCAACATCGGCGCATCGGCACGGGCGGTCAAGAATATGGGGTTCAAGAACCTCGCCCTCGTCAACCCCGCGCCCCTCACCGGAGAGGAGCAGTGGTTCGCCCATAATGCCGAAGAGGTCCTGCAGCGGGCGCCGCGCCACACCGGCCTTGCCGATGCGATCAAGGATGCGTCGCTCGTGGTCGCCGTGGCGCGGCGGACCGGCAGGCGGCGCGGCATGATCCTCCCGCTCGACGAGGCCGTGCAGCGGCTCTACGAAGAGGCGAAGAGCCACACGGTCGCGCTCCTCTTCGGCAGAGAGGACCGCGGCCTCTACAACAGAGAGGTCGATGAATGCGGCCTGCTCCTGACCATCCCTTCGAACAAGGAGCACCCCTCGCTGAACCTCTCTCATGCCGTAGCCGTCGTCGCCTATGAGCTTTCACGGGCCGAATTCCGCACCGGGAGCGCTGCAGCAGGCCCTCCCGGACCGCAGGCCGCCCGGCGCTACCGGGTCAAGCACGGCGAGCTGGATGCCCTCTACCAGCGGATCGCAAACGTGCTCGCGCTCCTCGACTACCTCCCGAGGGGCGACCGCGACATCGAGCAGCACATCATGCAGAACCTGAAGCACTTCATCGGGAGGGCAGGGC